Proteins co-encoded in one Hirundo rustica isolate bHirRus1 chromosome 18, bHirRus1.pri.v3, whole genome shotgun sequence genomic window:
- the CHMP6 gene encoding charged multivesicular body protein 6, with protein MGNLFGRKRRSRVTEQDRAVLQLKQQRDKLRQYQKRLSLGLERERALARQLLRDGKKEKAMLLLKKKRYQEQLLDKTENQISNLERMVQDIEFTQIEMKVIEGLKIGNECLNKMHQVMSIEEVERIIGETQDAVEYQRQIDELLAGSLTEEDEDAILEELNAITQEQLELPEVPSEPLPEKIPEVSPIKNRPKPELVAAS; from the exons ATGGGGAACCTGTTCGGGCGGAAACGGCGGAGCCGCGTCACGGAGCAGGACCGGGCCGTGCTG CAATTGAAGCAGCAGCGGGACAAGCTCCGGCAGTACCAGAAGCGGCTGAGCCTGGGGCTGGAGCGGGAGCGGGCGCTGGCCCGGCAGCTGCTCCGGGACGGCAAGAAAGa GAAAGCCATGCTCCTGCTGAAGAAGAAACGGTACCAGGAGCAGCTTCTGGATAAAACAGAGAACCAGATCAGCAACCTGGAGCGCATG GTCCAGGACATTGAATTCACCCAGATTGAAATGAAGGTCATCGAGGGCCTGAAAATAGGCAACGAGTGTCTGAACAAAATGCACCAG GTTATGTCCATAGAAGAAGTGGAAAGGATAATAGGAGAAACCCAGGATGCAGTGGAGTACCAGAGG CAAATCGACGAGCTCCTGGCTGGCAGCCTGACTGAGGAGGATGAAGATGCCATTCTAGAAGAACTAAATGCAATTACTCAG GAACAGTTGGAGCTTCCAGAAGTTCCTTCGGAGCCGCTCCCGGAGAAGATCCCAG aAGTGTCACCCATCAAGAACAGGCCAAAGCCAGAGCTGGTGGCAGCGTCTTAA